In Streptomyces sp. TS71-3, the following proteins share a genomic window:
- a CDS encoding mandelate racemase/muconate lactonizing enzyme family protein, translating to MSRIAAVDVLPVDVPFARRFVLGSGAVGTPERAGTVVFVKVTTEDGVVGWGEQRALPSWSYETAETIAVVIARHLAPLLIGLTPFDVELFHSRAARALSPAVSNGFPFARAAVDIALHDAAGKLAGLPVHALLGGRTRDEIPLCSAIGVGSPDAVREHARGSAAYHAYKVKVGGDPAADSACVRAVAEVADGKPLWLDANQSYRPAALRRLVDAVRDVPGLHSLEQPVPSTDTLAMRRLRRLVDLPIAVDEGSFTAQDLARVIALDAADLVVVKICKSGGIRAALKTAQVALAGGLELLASGLTDCGVGFAAALHLFSQLDLALPAELNGPELLADLYVDGLVIEDAVARVPTGPGLGVQVDEERLRAEAHDALSVRAPLPSPGAPRHPETAVTTAGDTAVPIADDTAVPRR from the coding sequence ATGTCACGCATCGCCGCCGTCGACGTTCTGCCCGTCGACGTTCCCTTCGCCCGGCGCTTCGTGCTGGGTAGTGGGGCGGTGGGGACGCCGGAGCGGGCCGGGACCGTGGTGTTCGTGAAGGTGACCACCGAGGACGGGGTGGTGGGGTGGGGGGAGCAGCGGGCGCTGCCGAGTTGGAGTTACGAGACCGCGGAGACCATCGCCGTGGTGATCGCCCGGCACCTGGCGCCGTTGCTCATCGGGCTGACGCCGTTCGACGTGGAGCTGTTCCACAGCAGGGCGGCGCGGGCGCTGAGTCCGGCGGTGTCGAACGGGTTCCCCTTCGCGCGGGCCGCCGTCGACATCGCCCTGCACGACGCCGCGGGCAAGCTCGCCGGGCTGCCGGTGCACGCGCTGCTCGGCGGGCGGACCAGGGACGAGATCCCGCTCTGCTCGGCGATCGGCGTGGGCAGCCCGGACGCGGTGCGCGAGCACGCCCGGGGCTCCGCCGCGTACCACGCGTACAAGGTGAAGGTCGGCGGCGATCCGGCCGCGGACAGCGCCTGTGTGCGGGCGGTCGCGGAGGTCGCGGACGGCAAGCCGCTGTGGCTCGACGCCAACCAGTCGTACCGTCCGGCCGCGCTGCGGCGGCTGGTGGACGCGGTGCGGGACGTGCCGGGGCTGCACTCGCTGGAGCAGCCGGTGCCGTCCACGGACACCCTGGCGATGCGCCGGCTGCGGCGCCTCGTCGACCTGCCCATCGCCGTCGACGAGGGCAGCTTCACCGCGCAGGACCTGGCGCGGGTGATCGCCCTGGACGCCGCCGACCTGGTGGTCGTCAAGATCTGCAAGTCGGGCGGGATACGCGCCGCCCTGAAGACCGCACAGGTGGCGCTCGCCGGCGGGCTGGAGCTGCTGGCCAGCGGGCTCACCGACTGCGGGGTCGGCTTCGCCGCCGCCCTGCACCTGTTCAGCCAGCTCGACCTGGCCCTGCCCGCGGAGCTGAACGGGCCCGAACTGCTCGCGGACCTGTACGTGGACGGCCTGGTCATCGAGGACGCGGTGGCCCGGGTGCCCACCGGGCCCGGACTCGGCGTCCAGGTCGACGAGGAGCGGCTGCGCGCCGAAGCGCACGACGCGCTCTCCGTGCGCGCGCCCCTGCCCTCCCCCGGCGCACCGCGCCACCCCGAGACGGCGGTCACCACCGCCGGCGACACGGCAGTCCCCATCGCCGATGACACGGCGGTGCCCCGCCGCTGA
- a CDS encoding hydroxyacid dehydrogenase encodes MYRLAVAMTPERAADVIGPGARELIADRFETVWAKGPDGAAGDGPVTAEDVARIAAGADVLLTSWGTPHLDSALWADGSGPRVVAHAAGSVKRLVDREILDQGVAVFSAAGRIAWSVGEYCLAAMLTLSRRLPGLDAAVRGGRWRSDGLRGHELAGARVGIIGASSTARALLTLLAPFQCDVVVYDPYLSAERAAALGVRTGSLKEAVSCPFVSLHVPDLPETRGMVGRELIAAVPDGGVVVNSSRGPALDQAALLEQVVAGRLCAALDVFDPEPPGEFGEDVRGCANLLLSPHVAGDTREGHLALAGHVLGDVVGWLDHGVPGVSFVEPGSWSTAA; translated from the coding sequence GTGTACCGACTCGCCGTCGCCATGACCCCCGAGCGTGCCGCCGATGTGATCGGGCCCGGCGCCAGGGAACTGATCGCGGACCGCTTCGAGACGGTGTGGGCCAAGGGCCCGGACGGTGCCGCGGGCGACGGGCCCGTGACCGCCGAGGACGTGGCCCGGATCGCCGCCGGAGCCGATGTGCTCCTGACCAGTTGGGGCACGCCCCACCTGGACTCCGCGCTCTGGGCGGACGGGTCCGGGCCGCGGGTCGTCGCGCACGCCGCCGGGTCCGTGAAGCGGCTCGTGGACCGGGAGATCCTCGACCAGGGCGTGGCCGTGTTCTCGGCGGCCGGGCGGATCGCCTGGTCCGTCGGCGAGTACTGCCTCGCGGCGATGCTCACGCTCAGCCGCCGGCTGCCCGGCCTCGACGCCGCGGTGCGCGGCGGGCGCTGGCGGAGCGACGGGCTGCGCGGCCACGAGCTGGCGGGGGCGCGCGTCGGCATCATCGGCGCCAGCTCCACGGCGCGTGCGCTGCTGACGCTGCTCGCGCCCTTCCAGTGCGACGTGGTCGTCTACGACCCCTACCTGAGCGCGGAGCGCGCGGCGGCCCTCGGGGTGCGGACCGGGAGTCTCAAGGAGGCGGTGAGCTGCCCGTTCGTCTCGCTGCACGTGCCGGATCTGCCCGAGACGCGGGGGATGGTGGGGCGTGAGCTGATCGCCGCCGTGCCGGACGGCGGCGTGGTCGTGAACTCGTCGCGCGGGCCCGCGCTCGATCAGGCCGCGCTGCTGGAGCAGGTGGTTGCCGGGCGGTTGTGTGCGGCGCTCGATGTCTTCGATCCGGAGCCGCCGGGGGAGTTCGGCGAGGACGTGCGCGGGTGCGCGAATCTTCTGCTGAGCCCTCATGTCGCCGGGGACACCCGTGAGGGGCATCTTGCCCTGGCCGGGCATGTGCTCGGGGACGTCGTCGGGTGGCTCGACCACGGGGTTCCGGGGGTGAGTTTCGTGGAGCCCGGCTCCTGGTCCACGGCCGCGTAG
- a CDS encoding class I SAM-dependent methyltransferase produces MRGDPIDRPADLDVVRESYDRVADNYAHMVVTTGMGDIRRDPWLKASIDVFAYAVGGLGPVLDVGCGPGTVTGYLAERGLDVSGVDLSPRMIENARRLHPGCRFSVSSATELDLEEESHGGVLGWWSLFNLPRDVLPQVLGMFARALKPGGHFITGTHVGDEDAVRTEAYGGVPVRWTTHKWRPEQFVELIEKAGLEPVAELRLPANEFSGPTVVVMARRPG; encoded by the coding sequence ATGCGCGGAGACCCCATTGACCGGCCGGCCGATCTCGACGTGGTTCGTGAGTCCTATGACCGGGTGGCCGACAACTACGCCCACATGGTGGTGACGACCGGGATGGGCGACATTCGTCGCGACCCGTGGCTCAAGGCGTCGATCGACGTCTTCGCCTACGCCGTGGGCGGGCTCGGGCCCGTGCTCGACGTCGGATGCGGGCCCGGGACGGTGACCGGCTATCTCGCCGAGCGTGGGCTCGACGTCTCCGGGGTGGACCTCTCTCCGCGCATGATCGAGAACGCGCGGCGGCTTCATCCGGGGTGCCGCTTCAGCGTCTCCTCCGCCACCGAGCTCGATCTTGAGGAAGAGTCCCACGGCGGCGTGCTCGGGTGGTGGTCGCTGTTCAATCTCCCCCGTGACGTCCTGCCCCAGGTTCTCGGCATGTTCGCGCGCGCGTTGAAGCCGGGCGGGCACTTCATCACCGGGACGCACGTCGGCGACGAGGACGCGGTGCGCACCGAGGCCTACGGGGGTGTGCCCGTTCGCTGGACGACGCACAAATGGCGGCCCGAGCAGTTCGTGGAGCTGATCGAGAAGGCCGGGCTGGAGCCGGTCGCCGAACTCCGGCTCCCCGCGAACGAGTTCAGCGGTCCGACCGTGGTCGTCATGGCCAGGCGACCCGGCTGA
- a CDS encoding LysR family transcriptional regulator, with the protein MNPSLQQLRGFVAVAEEQHFGRAAARLSMTQPPLTRQIQALEKSLGVTLFERTGRGARITAAGRVFLEHCRRVLALLDAAPLAARRAADGRTGTLRIGFTAIGAYAVLADVLALVTEHIPDAAVELTELVSPDQFDALADLRLDLGLVRPPIPEPYASVLVHSEELVLAVPAAHPLAEGAAPVPLADVTDEYIGYSPEGSQYLHDICAAMIGVDRYAVSQLTSQVPTMLALVRAGMGCALVPRSITAMGVHGVRYRELAPSDAHSVTLHACWSPDSPNPALHRLAEALRASAATDHRLAAHPVPVPRWPEPAPWPSVRPAP; encoded by the coding sequence ATGAACCCGTCCTTGCAGCAGCTCCGCGGCTTCGTCGCGGTCGCGGAGGAGCAGCATTTCGGCCGCGCCGCCGCCCGGCTGTCGATGACGCAGCCGCCGCTGACGCGCCAGATCCAGGCGCTGGAGAAGTCCCTGGGCGTGACCCTCTTCGAACGTACCGGCCGCGGCGCCCGGATCACCGCAGCGGGCCGCGTCTTCCTGGAGCACTGCCGCCGCGTCCTGGCCCTGCTCGACGCCGCCCCGCTCGCCGCACGCCGGGCCGCCGACGGCAGGACGGGCACGCTGCGCATCGGCTTCACCGCGATCGGCGCGTACGCGGTGCTCGCCGACGTCCTCGCGCTCGTCACCGAGCACATACCGGACGCCGCCGTGGAGTTGACGGAACTCGTCAGCCCCGACCAGTTCGACGCCCTGGCCGACCTGAGGCTCGACCTCGGCCTCGTACGCCCGCCCATCCCCGAGCCGTACGCCTCGGTCCTGGTGCACTCCGAGGAACTGGTCCTCGCGGTGCCGGCGGCCCACCCGCTGGCCGAGGGCGCGGCGCCCGTCCCGCTCGCCGACGTCACCGACGAGTACATCGGCTACAGCCCCGAGGGCTCGCAGTACCTGCACGACATCTGCGCCGCCATGATCGGCGTGGACCGCTATGCCGTCAGCCAGTTGACCTCGCAGGTCCCCACCATGCTGGCGCTGGTCCGCGCCGGTATGGGCTGCGCCCTCGTGCCGCGCTCCATCACCGCGATGGGCGTCCACGGCGTCCGCTACCGCGAACTGGCCCCCTCCGACGCGCACTCGGTCACCCTGCACGCCTGCTGGAGCCCGGACAGCCCGAACCCGGCGCTCCACCGGCTCGCCGAGGCCCTGCGCGCGTCGGCGGCCACGGACCACAGATTGGCCGCGCACCCGGTACCGGTGCCGCGGTGGCCCGAGCCCGCGCCGTGGCCGTCCGTCCGCCCCGCACCGTAA
- a CDS encoding deoxyribodipyrimidine photo-lyase — translation MTDTAVALFTSDLRLHDNPVLGGALRGADAVVPLFVRDTGVGAAGFDVPNRRAFLADCLADLGAELRRRGGRLVLRSGDVVAETCRVARQAGARDVHVAAGVSGYAQRRAERLAAALASDGVRLHVHEGVVTALPPGALTPQGKDHYAVFTPYFRRWSAQEHPKPAAAPRRVPVPDGVASEPLPEGRDDIAGTSPGLAAGGERAGRRALSGWLAGGLDAYADRQDDLAGNGTSRLSPHLHFGTLSAAEVVFRARARGGAGADAFVRQLAWRDFHHQVLAARPAAAHEDYRTRHDRWRRAPREADAWRQGRTGYPVVDAAMRQLRYEGWMPGRARLLVASFLTKTLYVDWRVGARHFLDWLVDGDLANNQLNWQWAAGTGTDTRPHRVLNPLVQARRFDPDGSYVRRWVPELADIQDAAGAAGGAVHRPWLLRDDGGSDGGRGGRHRGGTARYPDPIVDLATGHDRFRTARGLE, via the coding sequence GTGACCGACACCGCCGTCGCCCTGTTCACCTCGGACCTCCGGCTGCACGACAACCCCGTGCTCGGCGGGGCGCTCCGGGGCGCCGACGCCGTGGTGCCGCTGTTCGTGCGGGACACCGGGGTGGGCGCGGCCGGGTTCGACGTGCCCAACCGGCGTGCCTTCCTCGCCGACTGCCTCGCCGACCTGGGCGCCGAGCTGCGCCGCCGGGGCGGCCGGCTGGTGCTGCGCTCCGGCGACGTGGTGGCCGAGACCTGCCGGGTCGCGCGGCAGGCCGGGGCGCGGGACGTGCACGTGGCCGCCGGGGTCAGCGGGTACGCGCAGCGGCGCGCCGAGCGGCTGGCGGCCGCCCTGGCGTCCGACGGGGTCCGGCTGCACGTCCACGAGGGCGTCGTCACCGCGCTGCCCCCGGGCGCGCTCACCCCCCAGGGCAAGGACCACTACGCGGTCTTCACCCCGTACTTCCGCCGCTGGTCGGCGCAGGAGCACCCGAAGCCGGCGGCGGCGCCGCGCAGGGTGCCGGTGCCGGACGGCGTCGCCTCCGAGCCTCTTCCCGAGGGGCGGGACGACATCGCCGGCACCTCCCCCGGGCTCGCGGCCGGGGGCGAGCGGGCGGGCCGCCGGGCGCTGTCCGGCTGGCTCGCGGGCGGCCTGGACGCGTACGCCGACCGGCAGGACGACCTGGCCGGAAACGGTACGTCCCGGCTCTCCCCGCACCTGCACTTCGGCACCCTGTCCGCCGCGGAGGTGGTGTTCCGGGCCCGTGCGCGCGGGGGCGCGGGCGCCGACGCGTTCGTGCGGCAGCTGGCCTGGCGCGACTTCCACCACCAGGTGCTCGCGGCCCGCCCGGCCGCCGCCCACGAGGACTACCGCACCCGGCACGACCGCTGGCGCCGTGCTCCCCGCGAGGCGGACGCGTGGCGTCAGGGGCGGACCGGCTATCCGGTGGTCGACGCGGCGATGCGCCAGCTCCGGTACGAGGGGTGGATGCCGGGGCGGGCCCGGCTGCTGGTGGCGAGCTTCCTCACCAAGACGCTCTACGTGGACTGGCGCGTGGGCGCCCGGCACTTCCTCGACTGGCTGGTCGACGGCGACCTCGCCAACAACCAGCTGAACTGGCAGTGGGCGGCCGGCACCGGCACGGACACCCGCCCGCACCGTGTGCTCAACCCGCTCGTGCAGGCCCGCCGGTTCGACCCCGACGGCAGCTACGTACGGCGCTGGGTGCCCGAACTCGCCGACATCCAGGACGCGGCGGGCGCGGCGGGCGGCGCCGTGCACCGGCCCTGGCTGCTGCGGGATGACGGCGGGAGCGATGGTGGGCGCGGCGGCCGGCACCGCGGCGGCACCGCCCGCTACCCGGACCCGATCGTGGACCTCGCCACGGGCCACGACCGCTTCCGGACCGCCCGCGGCCTGGAGTGA
- a CDS encoding serine hydrolase domain-containing protein, with product MQHDGWADEGFGPVADAFARIRTDFPDLGSAVTVYANGRKAVELWAGLADERTGRAWERDTAVPVFSCAKGLVAVAAHLLAQEGRLDLDAPVARYWPQFAAHGKEAVTTRMVLGHRAGLPALDRVLSFDEIAAWTPVAEAIEEQKPLWEPGTAHEYHGHVFGFLVGEVIRRLTGLTPGAYFREAIGDPLGLRAWIGLPPEEAGRRAVLVEAEGRPPMPPPEHLLTRIVTMNGALVFPGLDEPHGWNDPALLGMELPGAGAVASASGLAGLYAAAATGVDGGPRLLTDRTVGDAVRELSSGPGWLGFDAGARWGAGFLLDSPFRPMLGPRSFGNDGAGGQFAFGDDEYGVGFAYVANRMIGHGDARARRLVEAVGGCLGR from the coding sequence GTGCAGCACGACGGATGGGCCGACGAGGGCTTCGGGCCCGTGGCGGACGCGTTCGCGCGGATCCGCACCGACTTCCCCGACCTGGGCTCGGCGGTCACGGTGTACGCGAACGGCCGCAAGGCCGTGGAGCTGTGGGCAGGGCTCGCCGACGAGCGGACCGGGCGGGCCTGGGAGCGGGACACGGCCGTCCCGGTGTTCTCCTGCGCCAAGGGCCTGGTCGCCGTGGCCGCGCACCTGCTCGCGCAGGAGGGCCGCCTCGACCTGGACGCGCCGGTCGCGCGGTACTGGCCTCAGTTCGCGGCGCACGGCAAGGAGGCGGTCACCACCCGGATGGTGCTCGGCCACCGGGCCGGGCTGCCCGCGCTCGACCGGGTGCTCTCCTTCGACGAGATCGCCGCCTGGACGCCGGTGGCGGAGGCCATCGAGGAGCAGAAGCCGCTGTGGGAGCCGGGCACCGCGCACGAGTACCACGGCCATGTCTTCGGCTTCCTCGTCGGCGAGGTGATCCGCCGCCTCACCGGCCTCACCCCCGGCGCGTACTTCCGCGAGGCGATCGGCGACCCGCTGGGGCTGCGGGCCTGGATCGGGCTGCCGCCGGAGGAGGCGGGGCGGCGGGCGGTGCTGGTGGAGGCCGAGGGGCGTCCGCCGATGCCGCCGCCCGAGCACCTGCTCACCCGGATCGTCACGATGAACGGGGCGCTGGTCTTCCCCGGCCTGGACGAGCCGCACGGCTGGAACGACCCCGCGCTGCTCGGCATGGAGCTGCCCGGCGCGGGCGCGGTCGCCTCCGCGAGCGGCCTCGCGGGCCTGTACGCGGCGGCGGCCACGGGAGTGGACGGCGGCCCCCGGCTGCTCACCGACCGGACGGTGGGCGACGCGGTGCGGGAGCTCTCCTCCGGACCGGGCTGGCTCGGCTTCGACGCCGGCGCCCGGTGGGGTGCCGGCTTCCTCCTCGACTCGCCGTTCCGCCCGATGCTCGGGCCGCGCAGCTTCGGCAACGACGGCGCGGGGGGCCAGTTCGCCTTCGGCGACGACGAGTACGGCGTCGGCTTCGCCTACGTGGCCAACCGCATGATCGGCCACGGCGACGCCCGCGCCCGCCGCCTGGTCGAGGCGGTCGGGGGGTGCCTGGGGCGGTGA
- the kdpF gene encoding K(+)-transporting ATPase subunit F: MTVENIVGLIVSVALLAYLVVALIKPERF, from the coding sequence GTGACTGTCGAGAACATCGTCGGGCTGATCGTCTCCGTAGCCCTCCTTGCCTACTTGGTGGTCGCTCTGATCAAGCCGGAGCGTTTCTGA
- the lysA gene encoding diaminopimelate decarboxylase yields the protein MITVPESATVAATGDLSVWPASTTEPEPGEIAVAGVPLAEVADRFGTPVYVLDEQEVRERCRTYRLAFPDADVRYAAKAFLCRAMARWVVEEGLGMDVCSAGELQIAAAAGLPAEKIVLHGNAKSPADLATALRLGVGRIVIDSASEIARLAAAVGPGSRQKVMVRVVPGVAAGGHDKIRTGTDDQKFGLSITDGRAQYAIARILDQPRLELTGLHCHLGSQITTVKPYLAAVRRLVGLMARIRDQHGLVLPELDLGGGHGIAYRPGEPALDITALARKVRSELTASCAAAGLPVPRLIIEPGRAVAGPAGVVLYRVLAVKRTAGTTFVAVDGGMSDNPRPALYGARYAPRLVGRVGTVAPAMATVVGRHCEAGDVLAPDVPLPGDTHPGDLIAVPVAGAYHLSMASGYNMVGRPPVVAVRDGQARLLVRRESLDDIWGRDIGL from the coding sequence ATGATCACCGTTCCTGAGTCCGCCACCGTGGCCGCCACCGGCGACCTCTCGGTGTGGCCCGCCTCCACCACGGAGCCGGAGCCCGGGGAGATCGCCGTCGCGGGCGTCCCGCTCGCCGAGGTCGCCGACCGCTTCGGCACCCCGGTGTACGTGCTCGACGAGCAGGAGGTGCGCGAACGCTGCCGCACCTACCGCCTCGCCTTCCCGGACGCGGACGTGCGCTACGCCGCCAAGGCGTTCCTCTGCCGCGCCATGGCCCGCTGGGTCGTCGAGGAGGGCCTGGGCATGGACGTCTGCTCGGCCGGCGAGCTCCAGATCGCGGCCGCGGCCGGGCTGCCCGCAGAGAAGATCGTGCTGCACGGCAACGCCAAGTCCCCCGCCGACCTCGCCACCGCCCTGCGGCTCGGCGTCGGGCGCATCGTCATCGACAGCGCCTCGGAGATCGCGCGGCTCGCCGCGGCGGTCGGGCCCGGCAGCCGGCAGAAGGTCATGGTCCGGGTGGTCCCGGGCGTCGCCGCGGGCGGGCACGACAAGATCCGCACCGGTACGGACGACCAGAAGTTCGGCCTGTCCATCACCGACGGCCGCGCGCAGTACGCCATCGCCCGCATCCTGGACCAGCCCCGGCTGGAGCTGACGGGGCTGCACTGCCACCTCGGCTCCCAGATCACCACCGTCAAGCCGTACCTGGCCGCGGTGCGCAGGCTGGTGGGGCTGATGGCCCGCATCCGCGACCAGCACGGCCTGGTGCTGCCCGAACTCGACCTGGGCGGCGGGCACGGCATCGCCTACCGGCCCGGCGAGCCGGCGCTCGACATCACCGCACTCGCGCGCAAGGTCCGCTCGGAGCTGACCGCGAGCTGCGCCGCGGCCGGGCTCCCCGTGCCCCGGCTGATCATCGAGCCGGGCCGCGCGGTCGCGGGGCCGGCCGGCGTCGTCCTGTACCGGGTCCTCGCCGTCAAGCGCACCGCCGGGACCACGTTCGTGGCGGTGGACGGCGGGATGAGCGACAACCCGCGGCCCGCGCTGTACGGCGCCCGGTACGCGCCGCGGCTGGTCGGCCGCGTCGGCACCGTGGCCCCGGCCATGGCGACGGTGGTCGGCCGGCACTGCGAGGCCGGCGACGTGCTCGCGCCGGACGTGCCGCTGCCCGGCGACACCCACCCCGGCGACCTGATCGCCGTGCCGGTCGCCGGCGCGTACCACCTGTCCATGGCCTCCGGTTACAACATGGTCGGCCGGCCGCCGGTGGTGGCGGTGCGCGACGGCCAGGCCAGGCTCCTGGTCCGCCGCGAGTCCCTGGACGACATCTGGGGCCGCGACATCGGCCTCTGA
- a CDS encoding potassium-transporting ATPase subunit C: MNLLSRTPAWIRHPVAAVRVVVVLTLVAGLAHPLAMTAIAQVPGLHGQAQGSPLTGAGGKPAGSTLIGQSFLDGHGDPLPAYFQTRPSNAGDGYDASASAAGNLGPESTVDVLPLPGRPDSGTRSLLTQVCARSKAVGDLEHVDGARPFCTADGVGAVLGVFKAGGTTGRATRVVSLNQACPARPFTATYQGVRVECARPGEDYGRAVATPVRGGAPAHPVVPPDAVTASGSGLDPAISPAYARLQTPRVARERGMPEAAVRAAVDRHTSGRGLGVLGAPAVNVVELNADLDRTHPVAGTAAGTAGDTASSTAKATSAGTAKDTAAGAAKAPSSSTAKATSSDTAKGTS, from the coding sequence GTGAACCTCCTCTCCAGGACGCCCGCGTGGATCCGCCACCCGGTGGCCGCGGTCCGCGTGGTGGTCGTCCTCACGCTCGTCGCCGGCCTCGCCCACCCCCTGGCGATGACCGCGATCGCCCAGGTGCCGGGCCTGCACGGGCAGGCCCAGGGCTCCCCGCTCACCGGTGCCGGCGGGAAGCCGGCCGGCAGCACGCTGATCGGCCAGTCCTTCCTGGACGGCCACGGCGATCCGCTCCCGGCCTACTTCCAGACCCGGCCCTCCAACGCGGGTGACGGCTACGACGCCTCGGCCTCCGCCGCCGGGAACCTCGGCCCCGAGTCCACCGTCGACGTGCTGCCCCTGCCGGGCAGGCCCGACTCCGGCACGCGGAGCCTGCTCACCCAGGTCTGCGCGCGCAGCAAGGCCGTGGGCGACCTGGAGCACGTGGACGGCGCCCGGCCGTTCTGCACGGCCGACGGCGTCGGCGCGGTGCTCGGCGTCTTCAAGGCGGGCGGCACCACCGGCCGCGCCACCCGCGTCGTCAGCCTGAACCAGGCATGCCCGGCGCGCCCGTTCACCGCCACATACCAGGGCGTGCGCGTCGAGTGCGCGCGCCCCGGCGAGGACTACGGCAGGGCCGTGGCCACCCCGGTGCGCGGCGGCGCGCCCGCGCACCCGGTCGTGCCGCCCGACGCGGTCACCGCGAGCGGCAGCGGCCTCGACCCGGCGATCAGCCCCGCGTACGCGCGGCTCCAGACGCCGCGGGTCGCCCGCGAGCGCGGCATGCCCGAGGCGGCCGTACGGGCGGCCGTCGACCGGCACACCAGCGGCCGCGGCCTCGGCGTGCTCGGCGCGCCCGCCGTGAACGTCGTGGAACTCAACGCCGACCTCGACCGCACGCACCCGGTGGCGGGCACCGCCGCCGGCACCGCGGGGGACACGGCATCCAGCACGGCCAAGGCCACGTCCGCCGGGACCGCGAAGGACACCGCCGCCGGAGCCGCGAAAGCCCCCTCATCCAGCACGGCCAAGGCCACGTCCTCCGACACCGCGAAGGGCACGTCATGA
- a CDS encoding potassium-transporting ATPase subunit KdpA: MLIGRYVPMVFLLALAARLARQRPGAVTVGTLQARGVNFVALATAAGPHPGPAQLPPGAVAGAAGGGPALTGPARPVRTGRAG, translated from the coding sequence ATGCTGATCGGCCGGTACGTGCCCATGGTGTTCCTGCTCGCCCTCGCCGCCCGGCTGGCCCGGCAGCGCCCCGGCGCCGTCACCGTCGGCACGCTCCAGGCCCGCGGCGTCAACTTCGTCGCCCTGGCCACCGCCGCGGGCCCTCATCCTGGCCCTGCTCAACTTCCTCCCGGCGCTGTCGCTGGGGCCGCTGGCGGAGGGCCTGCACTGACAGGCCCGGCACGGCCGGTGCGCACCGGCCGTGCCGGGTGA
- a CDS encoding sugar ABC transporter substrate-binding protein: MSSTQPARPAWLSPRPGRHSPGLGRHSPGPSPAGLSRRALLRGGAAALGAVAAGGALGGCSAGPPPGTATWSMWSSSPQEQAVWDDFGRYVERRMKVRSVSTLTPSEGYPTKLDLQLVSGTASIVTALNGWLIPTYASRGAHRPLDDLIADDPDFDLSDFYPAIRSISSFGHKTYAIGFDVAPTVLYYNRTLLEKNGIDPPSPTEPMSWEHFSELAVELSRKPDQYGFTCAPAIDDLVSWIYSAGGNVMNEAQDAGALHEPEALEAIGFVVDLFVKKKAAPPISNLVTEDALANFLQGNVAFMQNGPWQVVNVRKAPFEWDIVPFPAGPAGSRPRVSGSSFAIPSGVGGDELKLAWRLLKTLTSTGALNIYARAGRNNPARRSAGSAFTPPPRNLGIVQDILAGRLPHAGGHPFDVTTNWNRVRQLLGQDLPRAFLGQVSVADAVGGLTTRLDVLMRQHQDALRQAGG; this comes from the coding sequence ATGTCTTCGACGCAACCGGCACGCCCCGCCTGGCTCTCCCCGCGCCCCGGGCGCCACTCCCCGGGCCTCGGGCGCCACTCCCCGGGCCCGTCTCCCGCCGGGCTCTCCCGGCGGGCCCTGCTCAGAGGCGGCGCCGCGGCCCTCGGCGCCGTGGCCGCGGGCGGTGCGCTCGGCGGCTGCTCGGCGGGCCCGCCGCCCGGCACGGCGACCTGGTCCATGTGGTCGAGCAGCCCCCAGGAGCAGGCGGTCTGGGACGACTTCGGGCGGTACGTGGAACGGCGGATGAAGGTGCGGTCGGTCTCCACGCTCACGCCGTCCGAGGGCTACCCGACCAAGCTCGACCTCCAGCTCGTGAGCGGCACCGCCAGCATCGTCACGGCCCTGAACGGCTGGCTGATCCCCACCTACGCCTCCCGCGGCGCGCACCGGCCGCTGGACGACCTCATCGCGGACGACCCCGACTTCGACCTGTCCGACTTCTACCCGGCCATCCGGTCCATCTCCTCGTTCGGCCACAAGACCTACGCCATCGGGTTCGACGTGGCGCCGACCGTCCTCTACTACAACCGCACCCTGCTGGAGAAGAACGGCATCGACCCGCCGTCCCCGACCGAGCCGATGAGCTGGGAGCACTTCAGCGAGCTGGCCGTCGAGCTGAGCCGGAAGCCGGACCAGTACGGCTTCACCTGCGCGCCCGCCATCGACGACCTGGTCTCCTGGATCTACTCGGCCGGCGGCAACGTCATGAACGAGGCGCAGGACGCGGGCGCGCTGCACGAGCCGGAGGCGCTGGAGGCGATCGGCTTCGTCGTCGACCTCTTCGTCAAGAAGAAGGCGGCACCGCCGATCAGCAACCTGGTCACCGAGGACGCCCTGGCCAACTTCCTCCAGGGCAACGTGGCGTTCATGCAGAACGGGCCCTGGCAGGTGGTCAACGTCCGCAAGGCGCCGTTCGAGTGGGACATCGTGCCGTTCCCCGCGGGGCCCGCCGGGAGCAGGCCGCGGGTGTCCGGCTCCTCCTTCGCCATCCCGTCCGGGGTCGGCGGCGACGAGCTCAAGCTGGCCTGGCGGCTGCTGAAGACGCTCACCAGCACCGGGGCGCTCAACATCTACGCACGCGCCGGCCGGAACAACCCCGCGCGCCGGTCCGCGGGCAGCGCGTTCACGCCGCCGCCCCGGAACCTCGGCATCGTGCAGGACATCCTCGCGGGGCGCCTCCCGCATGCCGGCGGCCACCCGTTCGACGTCACCACCAACTGGAACCGGGTCAGGCAACTGCTCGGGCAGGACCTGCCGCGGGCGTTCCTCGGCCAGGTGAGCGTGGCCGACGCGGTGGGCGGGCTCACGACCCGGCTCGACGTGCTGATGCGCCAGCACCAGGACGCTCTGCGCCAGGCCGGCGGCTGA